gtgatttgccaatttctatttacccttcataaggtcggtccgggccgcttcatcctacaatgccgccgaaacaagaaacgactagtagcggcaagaagaattggcaaactcaacgcccacaacttctttgtgttctactcgtgcatagtaactaagcatagacctggctcatgatgccactgttgggaatcgtagcataattttaaaatttcctacgttcaccaagatgcacctatggagtatactagcaacgaggggaagggagtgcatctacatacccttgtagatcgcgagcggaagcgttccaatgaacgtggatgacggagtcgtactcgccgtgatccaaatcagcgatgaccgagtgccgaacggacggcacctccgcgttcaacacacgtacggtgcagcgacgtctcctccttcttgatccagcaagggggaaggagaggttgatggagatccaacagcacgacggcgtggtggtggatgtagcgggtctcggcagggctttgctaagcttctgcgagagagagagagaggtgttgcaggggaggagggaggcgcccaaggctgttgtgtcctgccctccctcccccctttatataggcccctggggggggggggcgccggccccaagagatgggatctcaaggggggcggcggccacaaggggggaaggggttgccttgccccccaaggcaagggggaactcccccctagggttcccaaccctaggcgcatggggggaggcccaaggggggcgccccagcccactaagggctggttcccttccactttcagcccacggggccctccgggataggtggccccacccggtggacccccgggaccattccggtggtcccggtacaataccggtaacccccgaaactttcccggtggccgaaactggacttcctatatataattcttcacctccggaccattccgaaacctctcgtgacgttcgggatctcatccgggactccgaacaactttcgggtttccgcatacatatatctctacaaccctagcgtcaccggaccttaagtgtgtagaccctacgggttcgggagacatgcagacatgaccgagacgcctctccggtcaataaccaacaacgggatctggatacccatgttggctcccacatgttccacgataatctcatcggatgaaccacggtgtcgaggattcaatcaatcccgtatacaattccctttgtcaatcggtatgttacttgcccgagattcgatcgtcggtatcccaataccttgttcaatctcgttaccggcaagtctctttactcgtaccgcaatgcatgatcccgtgactaacgccttagtcacattgagctcattatgatgatgcattaccgagtgggcccagagatacctctccgtcacacggagtgacaaatcccagtctcgatccgtgccaacccaacagacactttcggagatacccgtagtgcacctttatagtcacccagttacgttgtgacgtttggcacacccaaagcactcctacggtatccgggagttgcacgatctcatggtctaaggaaaagatacttgacattggaaaagctctagcaaacgaaactacacgatattttatgctatgcttaggattgggtcttgtccatcacatcattctcctaatgatgtgatcccgttatcaatgacatccaatgtccatagtcaggaaaccatgactatctgttgatcaacgagctagtcaactagaggcttactagggacacgttgtggtctatgtattcacacatgtattacgatttccggacaatacaattatagcatgaataatagacaattatcatgagcaaagaaatataataataaccatttattattgcctctagggcatatttccaacacttgtccccatgatatctttgcttgtgctcaattgatatgcttacatgccatgtcacaatcctttgtcacaccatatgctttgcatgatgacgacacttgtttggtgaatcacctcttgaatgcttggttttgcactaacactaaccacatttgtttttccaagtgtttgttgtacttactccttttgaaggaatcgatggtgcgacattggagagtgcccatttcgagctcgaagatgatgagtacttggttATCGTCCACCTcttcacggcgaagccatctctttcccatggtgatttggtattcgatccgaggtcggatctttccggggggggggggggggatgatgcagagcatcctacggacatcaccatgtcaagagcccattaggcaagtgacacgtgcgacatctacttcacatacccaaaggtgaatcatctcctttacacgtgctcacttgaccccttcgaggatggtatactacttgacactccactcgtgtgcatacataggtattgtcggagcaccacggacgaggaggaggaggagtgcgagcgcaagtgtacaactacaccatccgcgagggaagcatggaagcggagtcggaagaagacggagctgctgaagctacagcggctggacatccgggccagaggctggacatccgggccagaggctggacatccggcgcctgtgtagccgccaaggagctgcaccaacagacggccaacagcatcagcgtccggacatccgacgcctcccggcagcccggacatccggccttcccccggaaatccggaCAGCAGCTACCCAGAGAAGAACAGATTCGGCCAccgccaggccggacatccggtgagtgccccagacatccggtgccccacgaatggccggacatccggcccccagcaggacatccggcgcctgcctgcgcgtagagtcgggccagaggcccatgtatcccctcctcacttaccccttcgtggactagcctatatatactccttccccttcctctagttagggttagcaaatatgatagctcatttgtatgtgagctttgctcctacctactctactcttgagagagagagagagagagagagagagagagagagagagagagagagagagagagagagagagagagagagagagactactccattacaggccaagacctccatctaggagaagatcccgagggattcaagacctcctcacggagaagatccttctaggattcaagcccccatctccttggatttgggatgaacttttccatgtatctttccttttgttgttcatgttccttgtggatcttgtgtgtttgactgTCTAGTGGatgatgtgtgattggacttgttcttgagtgttcctctcgtttttctcctcgtgttcttcgtgtttttcgcgggatcccctccatttcgtgaaagatcacCCCCTAGGGTTCCATCCTACATCATGAGCCTAGTTATTTTAGATTTTGTGCTTGACAATTAAACGCTaattttattccgcatttgttcaagcctaaatcgtaattattttaaaaacgcCTATTTAGCAgtcccctctaggcgacatccacgatctttcactagGGAAATGAAAAATCCATTGAGCCAAGGCTCTTCTAGTGCACAAAAGATCTTGGAGACGATGTCACCCAAGTCGCATTTATTGTCAAATCCTATTTCGTGCGGGATGCACAAGTGTTAGgcccgggggtggggggggggggggggggtgtatacGTGTCTTGGGTCTTGCGCATTCCTGGTTTTAGTCAGCTTTCTCCTTATTTTCATTTCCTTCTATTTTTCCTTTTCATACTTGTTcaatttttcttcctttttttatgtttttccatattttttgtttcttttcaccTGTTCTTGATTtatgtttatattttttattttatacTTCGAACATTTTCCCACAATATATAAacatatattcacacgtgtatgaACTTTTTTTAATCTATGATTTTTTGGGTACATGGGTATAAAATTTTATTTACGTGAATATTTTTGAATAGGCAATGTATTTTTATTTCACACGTGTGAGAATTTATGAGAAAGTATGTGAATTTTTTTAATTATTCATAAAGTATGTTTCTGAAGTAATGTTACTTGAATTAATTTTTCCGAAGTAAAAAAAACAAGGACCTAAGTGGGCTGCATCATGGCTGGCCCATATAAGGCGTTCAGGTGTTTCCTCGACAATCCGTCACGGCAAGCGCGGAACAGGAGGGCTCGCGTTTGTTTTTCGTTTCATCACTGTTCTACTACACTATTCtacctttccttctctcccttgtGTGTCTCGAATTCTTGGTTCATTTCGCAGCCTCTAGGCGTGGCTGGCTTGTTGCCTCGGTAAAAAAGCGCATCACGTGGCAACCGTAGCGTGCTCCCTCCCATTGCCGAGAGGGAAGAAGGGAAGCAGCCACGCAACGCGATTCGAGCCCGGTCGACCTGGTGTTGCGGGCCAGGGCTCCGATCCAGCCTTGGACTCCACGTCCAAGCCAGGCACCCGATGCCATCCCCTTCCCCGGCACCGTTAAAAACTGAGCTCGCGCTTCTCCCCGCTCCATCAACCGAACCCCACGCCACCACGAGCTGTACATTTCTCATCAGGGTCGCGGTGAGTTCCTTCCGGAGCCGGGATGGCGAAGAGCACATGGGCGCTCATCTGCCACCTCCACGCCATTGCCGGGTACGCGCATGCACGACACAGCTCACGCCTCCTGAATCCTTCAGTTTCCATCATCACTTATTTGGCTATAATGTTGTGGATCATGGGCGCTTCTCTTTCCTCTGCAGGCCGAGCCTGACCCTGATATACCCGCTGTGAGTGGGCATTCCTGCCGATCGTTGCACCTTGCGTTGCAGCGGTTAACTGTGGCTAGGCTATGATATGCTCTGTACTGAGAACGTTGGTAAGATCTGTGGGTGTATGTGTGAGCTGTTGGTTTTGATCATCAGGTACGCGTCGATCTGCGCGATGGAGAGCACGTCCAAGCTGGACGACGGccagtggctggcctactggataATCTACTCCTTCATCGCCCTCTTCGAAATGGCAGCCGAGCAAGTCCTCTACTGGTAAGATTCATGCTCTTTCCCTGAACATTTTGCTCCGCATGCagaaaagataatcgtgttgatCTTGCAGGATACCGCTGTGGTACGAGCTGAAGCTGCTATTCGTGGCGTGGCTGGTGCTGCCGCAGTTCAGGGGCGCGTCCTTCATCTACGAGAAGTTCGTCCGGGAGCAGATCAGGAAGCACGGGGTGATGCTGCACGAGCACCACGGCCACGGCCATGGTCATGACGCCGGCCACACATCGCACGTCCTGAAGGTACTGAACCTCGCCGTGTTTCTCTGTTGTCTTTTCAAAATAGCATGGTAGTGGACGCTTAAGCATCTTGCGTTGCTTTATTGTTTGCCGAACGTGCAGGCTGAGCATGGCGTGCACTGAGGAGCAAACGGGCCAGGAGAACGTCTGCCTGTCCGCCGACGACGAGCCTTAACCAAACCCGCTGATCAGGGATCCCCTTCCGAGCCGGCGTCCTTGTTGATATATGTTGTGAGATGGTTGGACACAACATCGGGTTGGGGTACGATGTACTACCTCTCTTCCTAAATGTAAGACAAACTGCTAAAACGTCTTACATTCAAAAACAGAGGGTATACGTGCTAATTCGATGATCCCTTGTATATTTATAAATAAAATAACGAAAGGATTTGTGTTCTTTGCGATCAATAAATTTGTATGGTGCTGGTTCCGCACATTTGGGATGCCTTATTAATTCATCGATTTCCTAGATTTATTCATGAGTTTACGGGAATTGTTCATGTATTTTAGATAACATATATAAGAAATGTTCATATATATTGAAAAACAATTATCATTTTTAGGAATAGGAGATGAACATTTCTACACATATGAGACGAACATTCTTTTAATGTCAGTGAGCAGTTTccaaatatgcaaaaaaaacatgagtaatatattttaaaaatgtgatgGACATTTTTCAAATATGAGATGAAAATTTTCTATAAACTTGAGATTAACATTTTACAAATATACAACATGCATATTTGCAAGCACAatggacatttttcaaatactcaacttttttttcaagACACGATCAACACTCCAAATACGTTGTGTATATATGATATGATCATCTTCTTAATATATATGATGAACAATTCCTAAATATAGGATGAATTTTCTTGAATGATTGTCATCATTCTTAATATATGTGATTCCTAAATAGGGGGATTTCCACATACAAAACTTGTTTGACAACTGCATGTTCAACCCAGTCCCGCAACTGCGCCCTGTTCTGCGGCAGTTGTATGCCCACATCTGGCCCTTATTCACACATATTGTGCGGCAGTTGCATGTTCACCCTCGACCCACAGTTGCATATGTTTTAGCTCAACGGCAACTACACTCTGTAACATGACACATAACTGCAAGGGATAAATCTGCCAGCAACCAGAGATGATATCCACCTAGAAAGGCGACTCGGATCTTCTAAGTCGACATcccctggagggggggggggtactgttggaaacatagcatgcaatttcaaaattttcctacgctcacgcaagatgtatctaggagatgcatagcaacgagagggggagagtatgtccacgtaccctcgtagaccgaaagcggaagcgtttgacaatgcggttgatgtattcgaacttcttctcgttccgaccgatcaagcaccgaacgtacggcacctccgagttctgcacacgttcagctcgatgacgtccctcgaactcttgatccagcaaagtgttgagggagagttccgtcagcacgacggcgtggtaacggtgatggtgaagtgatccacgtagggcttcacctaagcactacgagaatatgaccggaggcgtaaactgtggagggggcgccgcacacggctaacaattgttggtgtgtgttctaggcgccccctccccatgtatatataggtgggagggggaggggagctaccttgcgcaccccaagtaggaggaatcctacttgggggccctaTTCCAAaatgccccccctttccttttaccgagGGGGGGAGGAGGAtggaaaggggggccgaaccccctcctccttctcctattcagcctccttccttagggggggcgccaccccttgcgggttggtgtgctcccctcctatggcccataaggcccattattccgcccgggggttccggtaaccatcCCCGGTACTCCcatatgtacccgatacaccccagaacacttccgttgtccgaatactatcgtcctatatatcaaactttacctcttcaccatttcgagactcctcgtcatgtctgtgatctgatccgagactccgaacaacattcggtcaccaaatcacataactcatataatacaaaatcgtcatcgaacgttaagcgtgcggaccctacgggttcgagaactatgtagacatgaccgagacacctctccggtcaataaccaacagcggaacctggatgctcatattggttcctacatattctacgaagatctttatcggtcataccgtaatgacaacatactgtaacgccccggatccgatgcgccaggcgtctcccagttattcgtcattgttgccatgtcgtttgcttgcgtgttgcattttgccatgtcatcatctgcatttcatctgcatgcttttcaaaacttgcatccggtccttttccccattgtccgtttcgcgatccgacactgtccctcgcgcccgtcgcccctctcagaccttgtttcgtgagcgggagaaaaacattctcggaatgggccgagatttgccgagtggccttggtatatcaccggtagaccgcccgtcaaatttcgttccatttggaggtcgtttgacaccccaacggttaaccgagctaaccgaaagccccttttgtcttgcagcccaacacccctccaaatcagcccactaacccagcaaaaccccctccatgctctcggtcgttcgatcacgatcgtgtgggcgaaaaccgcaccccatttggactctcctatctcCCTATACCTATAAATAAGCCATCTTCCTCGAAATTTGCGGAtgaatccacccctaaccctagccctcttcctcctcccgccgccggacataTCCGCGTCGTCACCGGACGTGTCCGCCCATCGCCGCCGGCCAATCCGAagccgccacgtcgccccgccgGCCAATCCGAagccgccacgtcgccccgccagccctctctctcctccctccactgccgggcccgcggagcccagatcgggcccgtCCCGGGCCGTGCTGGGCCCGAGGGAGCCCGCGCCTCCACCGCCCATCGCTccgcccgccgccggccccgccgtcgccgccccgccacctcgccgcgCCGGCGACCCCGAGTCCTCGCCGGAGGCCGCGCCCTCCAACCCCGCCGCCCCGGTCCCGCCGCTCGTCGCTCCGGCCgcggcctcgccgccccgcgccgggaACCGCCCCGCcatccgccgcctcgtcgccggcgcctccccgctGCTCGCCTTCGCCGCCATGCCGCTGGAGCCGCCGCCTTCGAGCACCGTCGTCTGCCCCGACCCCGGCGGCCATGGATCCGGCCGGAGGAGGTCTCCCCGGCCCCggatccgcctcctccgcctcttccCCGCCATATCCGGCCACCtccccggccaactccggcgaggtccccaggatctggatgagatccaccaccaccaccaaccaaacGCCCCCGCCGTCCCGGATCTGCTCGTCCCCGAACCGCCCCGTCCAACTTTCCCCGAGGTCCATTTTTTCTTCCAAGTCCCAGATTTTCAACATCAGTTGCACATGTTTGACCTACTATAACTTCTTGCAcatagctccgttttgcatgcataatatataaaaatgttcattgtgagatgctcttcattttgttccattggttcatgttcattagagttcatcttgatgccctaatcatcattgcaagagtgccatatgatgttaacctgctgaaactgttataacttggtgatttgtctttttcgttgcattttgtgtctgcatcctatgagcatgagctctacatgtgttttgaactaaatcatgtcatatttacaggggtgcttgtcttgtatttttgtgttatatgtggtgactggcacaagcatgcaaaatagcctccgtgatgttgctgatttctgtgacattaatttctgctaagtctgtagctgtaacattgtgatgccatgtaaacctgctgtcaccatgagttctgtgcataatctggagatgttcactaagtatgttttgttatacatgttatgatctatccatccatgcccttggttgcatttatagcctgatgtagcttgttgttatcatgctctaaacatgctaaataatgttgctgtcagcctgttaacattaagtccagttctttccatgtgttttgctagtgatccatgtaacctatgactatgctattgccatgcttagcttcatatttatgccatattactgttggttaccttgtcatgctatgtatttctctgtggtgagtggttcaagctcactaacatgcctacttatcgttgtttctgccatgcactattattttcaccaagtctgaatctgtcatattactttctatgtttacatgggtgccatcatatcttctgtgcttttttggctcgtgatcagtaagggactttggttctatgcaattattagattcattccatgcctttgtttgctatgatctattcctgtaacatgttgtttgatagctctaaatattgcaacctgatgttatttctgccatgcccagtgattttctgctaagtctgtgaaactgttattatttgcaatcttgccatgtccttttgagcatgctctagtgatttatggagatagctcagtgttcatgttttgttgtgctttacctgtaaatcatgcccatgccttttgttttcatgttgaggtgctgtagcatattgttttgatgcttgctagatgcctagttgctgttttggacagattgttgctatatcttgtttggagtgtatgtgttgcaccgttgctccgttttgagcaatgctctatatgaaacttgcttagaattgcatgtagtttcatattatcatgttgcatccttgttttgaggtgtttgcttgatgtttggatgcattttgcatcaatgccatgtttaacttgttttgttcatatcttctaggccgtagctctgaatctaatgaactttatatgtaacttgactagaatttcgtgtagatcattttggtgcatattaacttgttgtttaaccacttgaacataaggtttattcagttctggaccaatttcgaaatttgcatatggggacttaccggatttgttatatgttgtttccggcctcatttaaacttgctttgatatgttgttcttgtatgcatcatctcttgccctgagtagcctcatgtagccttgtcatgcatcatacttggttgagcatcatgccttgttcatgtgtggtgtgtttaccatgttgtgtgcttcttctcgatagttcccgtttcgttgcgatcgtgaggattcgttcgtctacgcgtggttcgtcttcgtggcttcatcttcttcatggactcgttcttcttcctagcgggatttcaggcaagatgaccgtcaccttggatctcactactatcattgctatgctagttgcttcgttctatcgctatgctgcgttacctaccacttgcttatcaagcctcccaaattgccatgaacctctaacctttgtcacccttcctagcaaaccgttgtttggctatgttaccgctttttgctcagcccctcttatagcgttgttagttgcaggtgaagatgaagtttgctccatgttggagtatgtttatgttgggatatcacaatatttcttatattattaatgcatctatatacttggtaaagggtggaaggctcggccttatgcctggtgttttgttccactcttgccaccctagtttccgacataccggtgttatgttccttgattttgcgtcccttacgcggttgggtgatttatgggacccccttgacagttcgctttgaataaaactcctccagcaaggcccaaccttggtcttaccatttgtctatcacctatttcttttcccttgggagtcgcgctcccgagggtcatctttatttaacccccccgggccagtgcttctctaagtgttggtccgaaccgagcagcctgcggggccacctcggggaaactcgaggcctggttttactcgtagcttgacttatccagtgttgccctgagaacgagatatgtgcagctcctatcgggattgtcggcacatcgggcggctttgctggtcttgttttaccattgtcgaaatgtcttgtaaaccgggattctgagactgatcgggtctt
This window of the Triticum aestivum cultivar Chinese Spring chromosome 5D, IWGSC CS RefSeq v2.1, whole genome shotgun sequence genome carries:
- the LOC123124887 gene encoding protein HVA22, which produces MAKSTWALICHLHAIAGPSLTLIYPLYASICAMESTSKLDDGQWLAYWIIYSFIALFEMAAEQVLYWIPLWYELKLLFVAWLVLPQFRGASFIYEKFVREQIRKHGVMLHEHHGHGHGHDAGHTSHVLKAEHGVH